A portion of the Myxococcales bacterium genome contains these proteins:
- a CDS encoding DNA adenine methylase has translation MKPIVKWAGGKSRLLPELLKNVPKSIDTYVEPFAGGAALFFELARRTRDKDGAGQFRHARLADRNAELVTCYRAVRDSVEDVVEALQPYRYDRELYYATRAQDPKAMSDAARAARLLFLNRTCYNGLWRVNSKGQFNVPFGRHTNPTILDAEHLREASKLLAGVEILLADFSEATAGVTRRDFVYFDPPYVPVSKTADFTAYSAEKFGPAEQQRLSAELRALKTRGVRALLSNADTKETRRLYDGLSMRTVQMRRHINRDPMKRGDAAELIVMTWSEKSKVLSS, from the coding sequence GTGAAGCCGATCGTCAAGTGGGCCGGCGGGAAGTCGCGGCTCTTGCCCGAGCTTCTGAAGAACGTGCCGAAGTCGATCGACACGTACGTCGAGCCGTTTGCCGGTGGCGCCGCGCTCTTCTTCGAGCTCGCGCGACGCACCCGCGACAAGGACGGCGCCGGTCAGTTTCGGCACGCACGGCTCGCGGACCGGAACGCGGAGCTTGTGACCTGTTACCGCGCCGTGCGCGACTCCGTCGAGGACGTCGTCGAGGCGCTCCAGCCGTATCGCTACGATCGGGAGCTCTACTACGCGACGCGCGCCCAAGACCCCAAGGCGATGAGCGACGCCGCCCGGGCGGCGCGGCTCTTGTTCCTCAACCGGACTTGCTACAACGGGCTCTGGCGCGTCAACTCGAAGGGGCAGTTCAACGTGCCCTTTGGTCGCCACACGAACCCCACCATCTTGGATGCGGAGCACCTGCGTGAGGCGTCGAAGCTTCTCGCGGGCGTCGAGATTCTCCTCGCGGATTTTTCCGAGGCGACGGCCGGCGTAACACGCCGCGACTTCGTCTACTTCGACCCGCCCTACGTGCCCGTGTCCAAGACCGCCGACTTCACCGCCTACTCAGCCGAAAAGTTTGGCCCCGCCGAACAACAGCGCTTGTCGGCCGAGCTTCGTGCCCTCAAAACGCGTGGTGTGCGTGCGCTGCTCTCCAACGCTGATACGAAGGAGACGCGCAGGCTCTACGACGGCCTCTCCATGCGCACCGTGCAGATGCGGAGACACATCAATCGCGATCCGATGAAGCGCGGCGACGCCGCCGAGCTCATCGTCATGACCTGGTCCGAGAAGTCGAAGGTGCTCTCATCATGA
- a CDS encoding GldG family protein, translating into MSAKLRLLPAAGVVAAVAFTIVVNALAMRHYRRFDVTTTTRHALSPATLETLRTLPGPVELWILLGKGEPLFESIRNAAETYRGHNQFVRLHVVDPDRDLVQFEELRRRFRLNGGSVEGGAAAHGMDDVALVVERGERRHFVERGDLMEVDSVAAGRVRPREERALTAAIRSVLRSERTRLCFTDGHGEPSADDMSARGVGAFAEVLRRDNYEVARVDTTLPGAHEPFRGCSAVVVATPRRAFTTTEAERLRTYLLEGGSALVAISPSATKAGVSTVGLDVVLAPFGLRLESALVVEGETKLAFPESRGTRFLAGVRAHPVTAPLADEGAEKSAPPPIVVELVRPLGFATEPGAAAPVPLLTTSDRAFAPTALTEETAWNDVPVQGPTDLPGPLLIAAASERAKLSNSAHHGPRLVVVGTHSVLSSKGGGDPLAYGAAVFAEGAIAWLTANPLVLDVPERPTVTTAVRLTSESIAEVRRYVVFLIPLTFAFLGALVTWSRRRGRAARGGPA; encoded by the coding sequence GTGAGCGCGAAACTGCGGCTCCTGCCCGCCGCCGGCGTGGTGGCCGCCGTCGCGTTCACCATTGTCGTGAACGCGCTCGCGATGCGTCACTACCGCCGCTTCGACGTCACGACGACGACGCGCCACGCGCTCTCGCCGGCGACCCTCGAGACGCTGCGCACGTTGCCGGGGCCCGTCGAGCTGTGGATCCTCCTCGGCAAGGGCGAGCCGCTCTTCGAGAGCATAAGGAACGCCGCCGAAACGTACCGTGGTCACAACCAGTTCGTGCGTCTGCACGTGGTCGACCCCGATCGAGACCTCGTTCAGTTCGAGGAACTGCGGCGGCGCTTTCGACTGAACGGCGGCAGCGTTGAAGGCGGCGCCGCAGCCCACGGGATGGATGACGTGGCGCTCGTGGTCGAGCGCGGCGAACGTCGTCATTTCGTTGAGCGAGGCGACCTCATGGAGGTTGACTCGGTGGCGGCGGGGCGCGTGCGGCCTCGCGAAGAGCGCGCGCTTACCGCAGCGATTCGGTCGGTGCTCCGCAGCGAGCGCACGCGGCTGTGTTTCACCGATGGGCACGGCGAGCCAAGCGCCGACGACATGAGCGCGCGCGGCGTGGGCGCCTTTGCCGAGGTGCTCCGGCGCGACAACTACGAAGTGGCTCGCGTCGACACGACCTTGCCAGGGGCCCACGAGCCGTTCCGGGGCTGCAGCGCCGTGGTGGTGGCCACGCCGCGGCGCGCCTTCACCACGACGGAAGCGGAGCGCCTTCGTACCTACTTGCTTGAAGGCGGAAGCGCGCTCGTCGCCATTTCGCCGTCGGCAACGAAGGCGGGCGTCTCGACGGTCGGCCTCGACGTTGTGCTCGCGCCCTTCGGCCTCCGGCTTGAGAGCGCGCTCGTCGTCGAAGGGGAGACGAAGCTCGCCTTTCCCGAGTCGCGCGGGACACGGTTCTTGGCTGGCGTACGGGCTCATCCGGTGACGGCACCCTTGGCCGATGAAGGCGCGGAGAAGAGCGCACCGCCGCCGATCGTGGTGGAGTTGGTGAGGCCCTTGGGCTTCGCCACCGAGCCGGGTGCCGCCGCCCCCGTGCCGCTGCTCACGACGAGCGATCGGGCGTTCGCGCCCACGGCCCTCACCGAGGAGACCGCGTGGAACGACGTCCCGGTGCAAGGTCCCACGGACTTGCCAGGCCCGCTCCTCATCGCCGCCGCGAGCGAGCGCGCCAAGCTCTCCAACTCGGCGCATCACGGACCCCGCCTCGTCGTGGTCGGCACGCACAGCGTGCTCTCCTCCAAGGGTGGAGGCGATCCGCTTGCTTACGGAGCCGCCGTCTTCGCCGAGGGCGCCATCGCGTGGCTCACGGCCAATCCCCTCGTGCTTGATGTCCCCGAGCGCCCCACCGTCACGACGGCCGTCCGCTTGACCTCTGAGTCCATCGCCGAGGTCCGCCGCTACGTCGTCTTTCTCATCCCGCTGACGTTTGCGTTCCTTGGCGCACTTGTCACGTGGTCGCGTCGCCGCGGCCGCGCGGCTCGAGGGGGGCCTGCGTGA
- a CDS encoding ABC transporter permease, with the protein MRGLVAICKRELLSFFVTPLAWVLFVVFLVAQGLHFQLVIEHFAQNGLLSDQTPLQAFFGNTVFFYMVLFLFVPALTMRAFAEERARGTLEALVTSPVSTTEIVVAKYLAVLLTYAAMWVPTLLYVVVLGRSGSIDFGATASAYAGALLVGATYLAVGILMSSLTSSQLVALSLSGLVLLGLFLVGLVGESFAKDGTALHDVAVHVSAWATMNDFAAGIVDTRRVVFAASLILVSLYGAVRSVEAARWS; encoded by the coding sequence GTGCGCGGGCTCGTCGCCATCTGCAAGCGAGAGCTGCTCTCGTTCTTTGTCACGCCGCTGGCGTGGGTCCTCTTCGTTGTGTTTCTCGTCGCGCAGGGGCTCCACTTTCAGCTCGTCATCGAGCACTTCGCGCAAAACGGGCTCCTCAGCGACCAAACGCCTCTCCAGGCGTTCTTCGGGAACACGGTCTTCTTCTACATGGTGCTCTTCTTGTTCGTGCCGGCGCTCACCATGCGCGCCTTCGCCGAGGAGCGCGCGCGTGGCACCCTCGAAGCGCTCGTGACGAGCCCCGTCTCGACGACCGAGATCGTCGTCGCGAAGTACCTCGCCGTCCTCTTGACCTACGCCGCCATGTGGGTCCCCACGTTGCTCTACGTCGTCGTCTTGGGACGCAGCGGTTCCATTGATTTCGGCGCTACCGCATCGGCCTACGCGGGGGCGCTCCTCGTCGGCGCCACCTACCTCGCCGTCGGAATCTTGATGAGCTCGCTCACGTCGAGCCAACTGGTGGCGCTCTCGCTCTCGGGCCTCGTGCTGCTGGGCCTCTTTCTCGTGGGGCTTGTTGGCGAGTCCTTCGCGAAGGATGGAACGGCGCTCCACGACGTGGCGGTTCACGTGTCCGCGTGGGCCACCATGAACGACTTTGCCGCCGGCATCGTGGACACGCGCCGCGTCGTGTTCGCGGCATCGCTCATCCTTGTTTCGCTCTACGGGGCTGTTCGCTCCGTTGAGGCCGCGAGGTGGTCGTGA
- a CDS encoding ABC transporter ATP-binding protein, producing the protein MKPVLEVRHLEKRYGRVSAVDDVTFEVRERQVVGFLGPNGAGKTTTLRMLAGYLAPTRGHVRVMGVDLEDDPRGAKRAIGYMPEGVPLYPEMRVEEYLRFRAELKGVAKKSVAAFVEEALALVKAADVKERLVGELSKGTRQRVGLADALVARPPILILDEPTAGLDPNQIREMRALVRSLGKERAVLVSTHILSEVEATCDRVVVIGKGKLLAEGPTASIRAKASPEAVEVLARGPSSLAENLRAVAGVARIEINAAGEGLVALRCVLREGAEAGLVAEELAARVQSAGAQLRELRATGGGLEEVFGQLTDAVDARASRDV; encoded by the coding sequence GTGAAGCCCGTTCTTGAGGTTCGCCATCTGGAGAAGCGCTACGGGCGCGTCTCCGCCGTCGACGACGTCACCTTTGAGGTGCGGGAGCGGCAGGTCGTAGGGTTCCTCGGACCCAACGGGGCCGGCAAGACGACCACCCTCCGGATGCTCGCGGGATACCTGGCCCCTACGCGCGGCCACGTACGCGTCATGGGGGTCGATCTCGAAGACGACCCGCGGGGCGCGAAGCGAGCCATCGGCTACATGCCGGAGGGCGTGCCGCTCTACCCCGAGATGCGCGTCGAGGAGTACCTCCGCTTCCGCGCGGAGCTTAAGGGCGTGGCCAAGAAGAGCGTCGCTGCCTTCGTCGAAGAAGCGCTCGCCTTGGTGAAGGCCGCCGACGTGAAGGAGCGCCTCGTCGGTGAGCTCTCGAAGGGAACTCGCCAGCGCGTGGGGCTGGCCGACGCGCTCGTCGCGCGACCTCCGATCCTGATCCTCGACGAGCCGACGGCGGGCCTCGACCCGAACCAGATCCGCGAAATGCGCGCCTTGGTCCGGTCGCTCGGCAAGGAGCGCGCGGTGCTCGTGTCGACGCACATCTTGAGCGAGGTGGAGGCGACGTGCGATCGCGTCGTGGTCATCGGAAAAGGAAAGCTCCTCGCGGAGGGCCCTACGGCGTCGATCCGCGCGAAGGCCTCGCCGGAGGCCGTCGAGGTCCTCGCGCGTGGTCCGTCGTCGCTCGCGGAGAACTTGCGCGCCGTCGCCGGCGTGGCCCGCATCGAGATCAATGCCGCGGGCGAAGGGCTCGTGGCGCTCCGCTGCGTCCTTCGGGAAGGCGCCGAAGCGGGGCTCGTCGCCGAAGAGCTCGCGGCGCGGGTGCAGTCGGCGGGGGCGCAGCTCCGCGAGCTTCGCGCCACCGGAGGTGGCCTCGAGGAGGTCTTCGGCCAACTGACCGACGCGGTCGACGCCCGAGCCTCGAGGGACGTGTAG
- a CDS encoding DUF3293 domain-containing protein — protein sequence MDQTLLRQYLATVYELPTEAGPLRVSLDGDVVSDPMTLPDLLRRSFAVLTAYNPRSMLLPRKVNDARHIVLRDLLILGCYRVEACVGYDDEPEGTWREPSWLVHGMDRDEAVAFGRVFRQNSVLYCKNARPELIVTDPTFDDVGKTVVGNWRLRS from the coding sequence ATGGACCAGACCCTGCTTCGCCAATATCTGGCTACGGTCTACGAGCTCCCGACGGAGGCCGGACCCCTGCGCGTATCCCTCGATGGCGACGTCGTCAGCGATCCGATGACGCTGCCCGATCTCTTGCGTCGCTCGTTTGCCGTACTCACCGCGTACAACCCGCGCTCGATGCTCTTGCCGCGCAAGGTCAACGACGCGCGCCACATCGTGCTCCGCGATCTGCTCATCCTCGGCTGCTATCGCGTGGAGGCCTGCGTCGGCTACGACGACGAACCGGAGGGCACCTGGCGCGAGCCGTCGTGGCTCGTGCACGGTATGGACCGCGATGAGGCTGTGGCCTTCGGTCGCGTCTTTCGTCAGAACTCGGTGCTCTATTGCAAGAACGCCCGGCCCGAGTTGATCGTCACCGACCCGACCTTCGACGATGTCGGCAAGACTGTCGTCGGGAATTGGCGCCTCCGAAGCTGA
- a CDS encoding response regulator transcription factor: protein MREGPRPRLRGAPDGAARTVLVVEDDSSIALGLQINLEKEGYRVIVSEDGEAALDVARRLSPDLIVLDVMLPRLNGLEVLDTLRREGRTMPIIILSAKSGEMDKVAGLELGAEDYVAKPFSLAELLARVRAALRRGGGATLSAEQFGFGDVAVDVSARVVRRAGEVVEMTATEFDILLCLLRAKGRVLSRETILREVWGPNHHGTPRTVDNFMQQLRAKLEVDPQAPAHLQTVRGVGYRFEA, encoded by the coding sequence ATGCGCGAGGGTCCGCGGCCCAGGCTCCGCGGTGCGCCCGACGGCGCCGCAAGAACGGTTCTCGTCGTGGAGGACGACTCGAGCATCGCGCTCGGCCTTCAGATCAACCTCGAGAAGGAGGGCTACCGCGTCATCGTGTCGGAGGACGGCGAAGCGGCGCTCGACGTGGCGCGGCGTCTCTCGCCTGATCTCATCGTGCTCGACGTCATGCTGCCGCGATTGAACGGCCTCGAGGTGCTCGACACGCTCCGCCGCGAAGGGCGGACGATGCCCATCATCATCCTGAGCGCGAAGAGCGGCGAGATGGACAAGGTCGCCGGCCTCGAGCTCGGCGCAGAGGACTACGTGGCCAAGCCCTTCAGCCTGGCCGAGCTCCTCGCGCGCGTCCGCGCCGCGCTACGCCGAGGGGGCGGCGCCACCCTGAGCGCCGAGCAGTTCGGATTCGGTGACGTCGCGGTGGACGTCTCCGCGCGCGTCGTGCGTCGCGCCGGCGAGGTCGTTGAGATGACCGCCACCGAGTTCGACATCCTCCTTTGCCTCCTTCGCGCGAAGGGGCGCGTCCTGTCGCGCGAGACGATCCTCCGCGAGGTCTGGGGCCCGAACCATCACGGCACGCCGCGTACCGTCGACAACTTCATGCAACAGCTCCGCGCAAAGCTCGAAGTCGACCCGCAAGCTCCGGCGCATCTCCAAACGGTGCGCGGCGTGGGCTATCGCTTCGAGGCCTGA